In Candidatus Ryanbacteria bacterium CG10_big_fil_rev_8_21_14_0_10_43_42, the following are encoded in one genomic region:
- a CDS encoding prolyl-tRNA synthetase, giving the protein MKQSELFTKTLREAPHDDISVNAQLLARGGFIYKEMAGVYAYLPLGFRVLRKIEQIVREEMNALGGQELIMTSLQRKELWETTDRWDDKSVDVWFKSKLHAGGEVGFAWSHEEPIATMMKNHIESFRDLPVYVYQFQTKLRNELRAKSGIIRGREFVMNDMYSFSLGQEDHDAFYNAAIEAYKNVYRRVGIGEDTFVTFASGGAFTKFSHEFQTITEAGEDVIYINRHKNIAINEEVLNEQTLKSLGIERGDLEKVKTAEVGNIFNFGTKKSEDLGLWYSSKNDEKIPVWLGSYGIGITRLMGVLVEKFADERGIIWPEAVAPFRAHVIVLDDKNAEAERVVSLLEEAGIEVLYDDRSHKTAGEKFADADLIGIPYRIVVSKRASEKGGYEIKRRNEEKAHIAEMEEIIRQCSS; this is encoded by the coding sequence GTGAAGCAATCAGAATTATTTACGAAAACACTACGGGAGGCACCTCATGATGATATCTCGGTCAATGCACAACTTCTTGCCCGCGGTGGTTTTATATATAAAGAAATGGCCGGCGTGTATGCATATTTACCGCTTGGTTTTCGTGTCCTTAGAAAAATAGAACAGATTGTACGCGAAGAAATGAACGCGTTGGGCGGGCAAGAGCTTATCATGACATCACTCCAGAGAAAAGAACTATGGGAGACAACCGATCGATGGGATGATAAAAGTGTAGATGTTTGGTTTAAATCAAAACTTCATGCGGGTGGTGAGGTTGGGTTTGCTTGGTCGCATGAGGAGCCGATTGCGACCATGATGAAAAATCATATTGAAAGTTTTCGCGACTTGCCGGTGTATGTATATCAGTTTCAAACAAAATTGAGGAATGAGCTTCGTGCAAAAAGCGGCATCATTCGGGGACGAGAGTTTGTGATGAATGACATGTATTCATTTTCTCTTGGTCAGGAAGATCATGACGCATTTTATAATGCTGCAATAGAAGCGTATAAAAATGTATATAGGCGGGTGGGTATTGGTGAAGACACTTTCGTCACGTTTGCATCGGGCGGCGCATTCACTAAATTCAGTCATGAGTTTCAGACTATTACTGAAGCGGGCGAGGACGTTATCTATATCAACCGCCATAAGAATATTGCAATTAATGAGGAGGTGTTAAACGAGCAAACATTGAAAAGTCTTGGTATCGAGCGTGGGGATCTTGAGAAGGTAAAAACAGCGGAGGTAGGGAATATTTTTAATTTCGGAACCAAAAAGTCTGAAGATCTTGGTTTATGGTATTCTTCCAAGAACGACGAGAAAATTCCGGTATGGCTTGGTTCATACGGTATCGGTATTACGCGTCTTATGGGTGTGTTGGTGGAAAAATTTGCAGATGAAAGGGGGATTATATGGCCGGAAGCAGTGGCTCCTTTTCGGGCGCATGTTATTGTACTGGATGATAAAAATGCGGAAGCGGAACGAGTCGTGTCTCTATTGGAGGAAGCCGGTATAGAGGTATTGTATGATGATCGTTCTCATAAGACAGCCGGAGAAAAATTTGCCGACGCTGATTTAATAGGTATTCCGTATCGTATCGTCGTAAGCAAGCGGGCCAGTGAAAAGGGCGGGTATGAAATAAAACGGCGCAATGAAGAGAAAGCGCACATTGCAGAAATGGAAGAAATAATACGGCAGTGTTCCTCGTAA
- the murA gene encoding UDP-N-acetylglucosamine 1-carboxyvinyltransferase has protein sequence MSEFIIKGEKMLTGTIPVRGAKNHALKVFPAALLCKDALTVTNVPDIEDIAREVELLEDLGFSVVNTRTREYIIHPPKKIVKKELYSLVAERFRASIAFVGPLLARTGEVAFPFPGGCVLGKRPIDFFLDGWCKMGARVRETKKGLTITAPKEGLQGIDYTFRFVSVGATEGLMMTAILARGRTILRNASIEPEVTALTEFLISCGARIEGAGTSTLSIEGRAGTLLSGGKTEIIPDRIETGSFAILAGLIGRSVTITDCNPAHVSVLIAHLRAAGVSITEKKNSLTISRAKKIMPVDVRTREYPGFATDHQAPFTVFLTQATGVSMVHETVFDGRLFYTNDVNRMGAHIIQCDLHRAIVFGPTLLHGRVMESPDLRAGIAFVIAALIAKGESRIGNLYHIDRGYEALDERLRAIGADIRRV, from the coding sequence ATGAGTGAATTTATTATAAAGGGGGAGAAAATGCTTACGGGAACAATCCCTGTACGAGGAGCCAAGAACCATGCTTTGAAAGTTTTTCCAGCTGCTCTTTTATGTAAAGATGCCCTTACGGTTACGAATGTGCCGGATATTGAGGATATTGCACGAGAAGTAGAATTGCTGGAAGATCTGGGATTCTCCGTTGTAAACACAAGAACGCGTGAGTATATTATACATCCTCCAAAGAAAATTGTCAAAAAAGAATTGTATTCATTGGTGGCCGAACGGTTTCGCGCATCTATTGCGTTTGTAGGTCCTTTGCTTGCACGAACGGGGGAGGTTGCATTTCCTTTTCCGGGGGGGTGTGTCTTGGGAAAGCGTCCCATTGATTTTTTCCTGGATGGGTGGTGTAAGATGGGTGCTCGTGTGCGTGAGACAAAAAAGGGATTAACTATAACCGCTCCTAAGGAAGGACTTCAAGGTATTGATTATACATTTCGTTTTGTAAGTGTGGGAGCTACCGAGGGGCTTATGATGACGGCAATACTTGCCCGTGGACGCACGATTTTAAGAAACGCATCCATTGAACCGGAAGTAACGGCACTTACGGAATTTCTTATATCCTGCGGGGCGCGTATTGAAGGCGCAGGAACATCAACACTTAGTATTGAAGGACGTGCCGGGACATTGCTATCGGGTGGAAAAACGGAGATAATTCCGGACCGTATTGAAACGGGAAGCTTTGCTATTTTAGCCGGTCTTATCGGACGTTCTGTCACTATCACCGATTGTAATCCGGCACATGTATCCGTTCTTATTGCTCACTTGCGTGCGGCGGGTGTTTCCATTACGGAGAAAAAAAATTCTCTTACAATATCGCGTGCCAAAAAAATTATGCCGGTGGATGTGCGTACCCGTGAATATCCCGGATTCGCTACAGATCATCAGGCGCCGTTTACGGTATTTCTTACACAGGCTACCGGTGTGTCTATGGTGCACGAGACGGTGTTCGATGGACGTCTTTTTTATACAAATGATGTAAATCGTATGGGTGCGCACATTATTCAATGTGATTTACATCGCGCTATTGTGTTTGGCCCCACCTTGCTTCACGGACGTGTTATGGAAAGTCCGGATTTACGAGCGGGTATTGCATTTGTTATTGCGGCATTGATTGCAAAAGGGGAATCACGTATTGGTAATTTATATCATATTGACCGTGGTTATGAAGCACTTGATGAACGATTGCGTGCCATCGGTGCGGATATTCGGAGAGTGTAA
- a CDS encoding transcription elongation factor GreA, translating into MTIKSSSEDSARDNGSIEVEHMSKEGYAKIEKELARLKTEERLHIAERLEYAKSLGDLSENAEFDAAKEEQMLNEMRIRELEDLLSRATVVEKPLSQTKVEIGSCIIVQVSNNGVTKETYTIVGSSEEADPLAGLISNESPLGHAFMGKKKGEVVRVAAPKGDIEYVIIEIA; encoded by the coding sequence ATGACAATAAAATCCTCATCTGAGGATAGTGCGCGTGATAATGGTTCCATTGAAGTGGAGCATATGAGCAAGGAAGGATATGCAAAGATTGAAAAGGAGCTTGCGCGTCTTAAAACGGAAGAACGTCTCCATATTGCGGAGCGTCTTGAGTATGCAAAAAGTCTGGGTGATCTTTCTGAAAATGCCGAATTTGATGCCGCCAAGGAAGAGCAAATGCTTAACGAAATGCGTATTCGCGAACTGGAAGATTTATTAAGTCGCGCTACGGTTGTAGAAAAACCGCTTAGTCAAACGAAGGTTGAGATCGGATCTTGTATAATCGTTCAGGTCAGTAATAATGGTGTAACAAAAGAAACATACACCATTGTAGGTTCCTCCGAGGAAGCCGATCCGTTGGCGGGTCTTATTTCCAACGAATCTCCTTTGGGACATGCATTCATGGGAAAGAAAAAGGGAGAGGTTGTACGCGTGGCGGCTCCGAAAGGAGACATTGAATATGTTATCATTGAAATAGCATAG
- a CDS encoding UDP-N-acetylmuramate--L-alanine ligase: MEKYKDHIHFIGIGGIGMSALARLYVAKGHTVSGSDISGSDITGALQAEGMKVYIRHDAGNVTDADRVVYSAAVLAHNPEMVAAKKKHIPIFSYAEAIGELTKVYKTIAVSGTHGKSTTTAMLGLILIKAGLDPTIIVGTRLRELGDKNMRAGKSEYLVLEADEYARSFHEYHPYIAVLTNVEADHLDIYKTLAGVKTGFRTYLKRVVPGGYIVANGGDAGVRDVVRGAKVKIVWYNKKSFPNHTLRVPGRFNQVNAEAAWQAAHLLGVKKSVAETALYAYKGAWRRLEQITKGIYSDYAHHPTEIAATLGALREAHPQKHITAVFQPHQQDRLNRLFSQFTKAFISADRVIIMPIYAVAGREVPEEKTSEDLAHAIKKEYVYYAKNFLDVQNIINEEKKKTSLVIYMSAGDLDAEVRAYYQKK; this comes from the coding sequence ATGGAGAAGTATAAAGATCATATTCATTTTATCGGTATTGGCGGCATAGGTATGTCTGCTTTGGCGCGCTTGTATGTGGCTAAGGGACACACGGTAAGTGGTTCTGATATCAGTGGCTCGGATATTACCGGTGCGCTTCAGGCGGAAGGCATGAAGGTATATATACGGCATGATGCGGGAAATGTGACGGACGCAGATCGGGTCGTATATTCGGCTGCGGTTTTGGCGCATAATCCGGAAATGGTTGCGGCAAAAAAAAAGCATATTCCTATATTTTCGTATGCGGAGGCTATTGGTGAGCTTACTAAAGTATATAAAACAATTGCGGTTTCCGGCACACACGGAAAGAGTACGACAACCGCCATGTTGGGCCTTATCCTTATAAAGGCCGGTCTCGATCCCACTATTATTGTCGGTACGCGCCTTCGCGAGTTGGGAGATAAGAATATGCGCGCAGGCAAAAGCGAATATTTGGTATTGGAGGCCGATGAATATGCGCGGTCGTTCCATGAGTACCATCCATATATTGCCGTCCTTACCAATGTAGAGGCGGATCATTTGGATATATATAAAACGTTGGCGGGGGTGAAGACTGGATTTCGAACATATCTTAAACGTGTAGTGCCGGGAGGATATATTGTGGCAAACGGGGGAGATGCCGGTGTACGGGATGTTGTTCGCGGCGCGAAAGTAAAGATAGTTTGGTACAACAAAAAATCATTCCCAAACCATACTCTTCGGGTACCCGGACGGTTCAATCAAGTAAACGCTGAAGCGGCATGGCAAGCGGCACATCTTTTGGGTGTGAAAAAATCTGTGGCGGAAACGGCGCTTTATGCATATAAGGGTGCATGGCGCCGACTTGAACAAATAACCAAGGGGATATATTCCGATTATGCCCATCATCCGACGGAAATAGCGGCAACACTCGGCGCTCTTCGTGAGGCGCATCCTCAAAAACATATTACGGCGGTGTTCCAGCCTCATCAGCAAGACAGGCTTAATCGATTATTTTCACAATTTACGAAAGCATTTATTTCCGCTGACCGGGTAATTATTATGCCAATTTATGCGGTGGCGGGGCGGGAAGTACCCGAGGAAAAAACATCCGAAGATTTGGCACATGCTATAAAAAAAGAATATGTTTATTACGCGAAGAATTTTTTAGACGTACAAAACATAATAAATGAAGAAAAGAAAAAAACATCACTTGTTATTTATATGAGTGCCGGGGATCTTGATGCGGAGGTGCGGGCATACTACCAAAAAAAATAA
- a CDS encoding rod shape-determining protein, translated as MIFNSFTRKLGIDLGTANTLVFVPGKGIVLNEPSVVAVSTLENKVLAVGNEAKIMIGRTPEAITAYQPMRDGAIADYRVTEAMLRYFISKALGRFQILKPEVMISVPAGVTSTERRSVVEAAVKAGAKAAYVVKEPILAAIGAGIPIYEPTGHMVVDIGGGTTDVAVISLGGIVASTSVKVAGNKIDQAIADYIKKHMNLAIGDRTAEEIKIAVGSAIPQEEEITYEIRGRDFLTGLPRTAEITTNDVVEAIGDKLEEMVRATKTVLQETPPELAADVIDHGIIMTGGGSLLRNIDELVFRSTGVPARIAKDAQLCVVRGTGVALDHLDVYKRSIVSKKYV; from the coding sequence ATGATTTTCAATTCATTTACGCGAAAATTGGGCATTGATCTCGGAACGGCGAATACGCTTGTTTTTGTGCCGGGGAAGGGTATTGTGTTAAACGAGCCCTCCGTAGTGGCGGTTTCTACTCTTGAAAATAAGGTTCTTGCCGTGGGAAATGAGGCAAAGATAATGATTGGACGAACGCCCGAAGCGATTACGGCGTATCAACCTATGCGGGACGGCGCTATTGCGGATTATCGGGTAACGGAAGCGATGTTGCGATATTTTATATCAAAGGCATTGGGACGATTCCAGATATTAAAGCCGGAAGTAATGATATCGGTTCCTGCCGGCGTTACATCAACGGAACGAAGGTCGGTAGTGGAAGCCGCCGTTAAAGCGGGCGCCAAAGCCGCTTATGTCGTAAAAGAACCGATATTGGCGGCTATTGGCGCCGGTATTCCCATTTATGAGCCCACCGGACATATGGTGGTGGATATTGGGGGCGGTACTACGGATGTTGCCGTTATTTCACTTGGCGGCATTGTGGCGTCTACTTCGGTAAAGGTAGCGGGTAATAAAATAGATCAGGCTATTGCCGATTATATTAAAAAACATATGAATCTGGCTATTGGGGACAGAACAGCTGAAGAGATTAAGATAGCGGTGGGTTCCGCTATTCCGCAAGAAGAAGAAATAACATATGAAATCCGTGGGCGGGATTTTTTAACCGGTCTTCCACGAACGGCGGAGATTACAACGAACGATGTGGTGGAGGCTATAGGAGATAAATTGGAAGAAATGGTGCGCGCCACCAAGACCGTACTTCAAGAAACACCGCCGGAACTGGCAGCCGATGTTATTGATCATGGTATTATTATGACGGGAGGCGGATCTCTTTTACGTAATATAGATGAACTAGTATTTCGTTCAACAGGTGTACCGGCGCGTATTGCAAAAGATGCCCAGTTGTGTGTTGTACGCGGAACCGGTGTTGCTCTTGATCATCTGGATGTATATAAACGCAGTATCGTATCAAAAAAATACGTATGA
- the lysS gene encoding lysine--tRNA ligase: MSLEEIRTTRLDKLDKIRKAGFNPYPARTKRTHTLTEIGGQFDVLMDEMVPVTVAGRVRAVRGHGGSTFVDIEDGTEHLQLYMKKDTLKDAYDFFLDVGDEGDIIEAVGTVFLTKKEERTLQVTAWRMLAKSILPLPEKWHGLQDIEERFRKRYLDIMFNEDVRVMIQNRARFWHAMRRFMVEEGFLEVETPVLENTAGGADADPFATHHNALDMDVYLRISCGELWQKRLMVAGFPKVFEIGRIFRNEGMSAEHLQDYTQMEFYWAYADYEDGMRFVERLYKYIAKDVFGTLEFTIGDFTIDLDVPWERYDYQAIIRHETGIDVLNTNTEEIEKKIRELGIVYNKGGMNIARGVDTLWKYCRKRVSGPGFLINVPVFLEPLAKRKEGAENLVERFQVILAGSEMGKGYSELNDPIDQRERFEEQQRMRDEGDAEAHMADYDFVEALEYGMPPTCGFGVSERLFSFLSNKSVRETQIFPLMRPK; encoded by the coding sequence ATGTCATTAGAAGAAATTCGCACTACACGGCTCGATAAACTCGATAAGATTCGAAAAGCGGGTTTTAATCCATACCCCGCTCGCACAAAACGCACCCACACTCTTACGGAAATAGGTGGACAGTTTGATGTTCTTATGGATGAAATGGTACCGGTTACGGTTGCCGGACGCGTGCGCGCGGTGCGCGGTCATGGCGGCAGTACTTTTGTTGATATAGAGGACGGTACGGAGCATCTTCAGCTTTATATGAAGAAAGATACGCTGAAAGATGCGTATGATTTTTTTCTCGATGTGGGAGATGAGGGAGATATTATTGAGGCTGTGGGTACTGTATTTCTAACAAAAAAAGAGGAACGCACATTGCAAGTTACGGCATGGCGTATGCTCGCAAAAAGTATCCTGCCCTTGCCGGAAAAGTGGCACGGCCTTCAAGACATCGAAGAACGGTTTCGTAAACGCTATTTGGATATTATGTTTAATGAAGATGTGCGCGTGATGATTCAAAATCGTGCACGGTTTTGGCATGCCATGAGGCGTTTTATGGTGGAGGAGGGGTTTTTGGAAGTGGAAACGCCCGTACTTGAAAATACGGCAGGAGGCGCCGATGCCGATCCGTTTGCTACACACCACAACGCTCTTGATATGGATGTATATTTGCGTATTTCATGCGGGGAACTGTGGCAAAAACGTCTTATGGTGGCTGGGTTTCCAAAGGTATTCGAAATAGGCCGCATATTCCGCAATGAAGGCATGTCGGCAGAACATTTACAGGACTATACGCAGATGGAATTTTATTGGGCTTATGCTGATTATGAAGACGGCATGCGGTTTGTGGAGCGGTTGTATAAATATATCGCGAAGGACGTTTTTGGTACGTTAGAGTTTACGATAGGAGATTTTACTATTGATCTGGACGTACCATGGGAACGATATGATTATCAGGCAATAATACGGCATGAAACGGGCATTGATGTTTTGAACACGAATACGGAAGAAATAGAAAAAAAGATACGTGAGCTTGGTATTGTATATAATAAAGGAGGGATGAATATTGCACGCGGCGTGGATACGCTTTGGAAATACTGTCGCAAGCGCGTGAGTGGTCCGGGATTTCTTATAAATGTGCCGGTGTTTTTAGAACCGCTTGCAAAACGGAAGGAGGGTGCTGAAAATCTGGTAGAGCGGTTTCAGGTGATTCTTGCCGGATCGGAAATGGGAAAAGGATACAGTGAGCTTAACGATCCCATTGATCAACGGGAACGGTTTGAAGAACAACAACGGATGCGGGATGAGGGGGATGCGGAAGCACATATGGCGGATTATGATTTTGTAGAGGCGCTGGAATATGGCATGCCGCCTACATGCGGATTTGGTGTAAGCGAGCGTTTATTTAGCTTTCTTTCGAATAAATCGGTCCGAGAAACACAGATTTTTCCTCTTATGCGGCCAAAATAG
- a CDS encoding ribosome recycling factor: protein MQDIIKQYNTELDAIIEWFRNEISSLRTGRATPALVEDIEVDQYETKTPLKHIASISTPDARTIYIQPWDKSAMEGIIRAIEHSSLQLSPVGDTNAVRITLPPLTEERRRDLVKILNTKTEDARVRSRVRRDEILKKIQNSEKAKEIGEDDKFRAKDDVQKQVDAFNTVLEDVRARKEKEIMEV, encoded by the coding sequence ATGCAAGATATCATAAAACAATATAATACGGAGCTTGATGCCATTATAGAATGGTTTCGAAATGAAATTTCATCTCTGCGTACGGGACGCGCCACACCCGCTTTAGTGGAAGATATAGAAGTTGATCAATATGAAACAAAAACACCTTTAAAACACATTGCTTCCATTTCCACGCCGGATGCCCGTACTATTTATATTCAGCCATGGGATAAAAGCGCCATGGAAGGTATTATACGTGCTATTGAACACTCATCTCTACAATTGTCTCCTGTGGGTGATACGAATGCGGTTCGTATTACACTTCCTCCTCTTACGGAGGAGCGCCGGCGGGATTTGGTAAAAATTTTAAATACGAAAACAGAGGATGCGCGCGTGCGATCTCGAGTGCGGCGCGATGAAATATTAAAAAAGATTCAAAACAGCGAGAAAGCAAAAGAAATCGGCGAGGATGATAAATTTCGTGCGAAAGATGACGTACAAAAGCAGGTAGACGCATTTAATACCGTACTGGAAGATGTACGCGCAAGGAAAGAAAAAGAGATTATGGAGGTCTGA
- a CDS encoding rod shape-determining protein (functions in MreBCD complex in some organisms) has translation MFDKLFSFFSKDIGIDLGTANTLVYVNGSGILINEPSVVAINQKTGHVVAVGNEAKRMVGRTPGHIVAVRPLVEGVISDFEITEEMMKYFIGKVQEGRFGLLARPRVVIGIPSATTEVERRAVRDAAINAGAREVHLVEEPMAAAVGIRMPIQEPVGNMVVDIGGGTTDIAVISLGGIVASRNIKVAGDRLNEDIIQFARDEFKILIGERTAEDIKITAGSAWEGDEDVETTMRGRDLITGLPREVVITSTDTRDALDKSIKAIVSSIKEVIESTPPELVADVMHRGIILVGGGALLRGLDRVIEKATKMPVRLSDDPLTAVVRGTGVILEDLDMLREVLLEHEREVVPQ, from the coding sequence ATGTTTGATAAACTTTTTAGTTTTTTCTCAAAGGATATTGGGATTGATTTAGGGACGGCAAATACTTTGGTTTATGTAAATGGATCGGGTATTCTTATTAACGAGCCGTCCGTTGTTGCTATTAACCAAAAAACGGGACATGTGGTTGCTGTGGGAAATGAAGCAAAGCGCATGGTGGGACGCACACCCGGGCATATTGTTGCCGTCCGCCCTTTAGTAGAGGGAGTTATTTCTGACTTTGAAATTACGGAAGAGATGATGAAATATTTTATCGGAAAGGTACAGGAGGGGCGTTTTGGTCTTTTGGCGCGTCCGCGGGTTGTTATTGGGATTCCATCCGCTACAACGGAGGTGGAGCGTCGGGCGGTGCGGGATGCGGCTATTAATGCCGGTGCGCGCGAGGTTCATTTGGTGGAAGAACCCATGGCGGCGGCTGTCGGTATACGTATGCCGATACAGGAGCCGGTGGGTAATATGGTAGTTGATATCGGAGGAGGAACAACGGATATTGCCGTTATTTCTCTTGGCGGTATTGTAGCTTCCCGTAATATAAAGGTTGCCGGGGATCGTCTCAATGAAGATATTATCCAATTTGCCCGTGATGAATTTAAAATTCTCATAGGAGAGCGCACGGCGGAAGACATTAAAATAACGGCGGGATCCGCGTGGGAAGGAGATGAAGATGTTGAAACGACCATGCGAGGAAGGGATCTTATTACCGGACTTCCGCGTGAAGTGGTAATAACGAGCACGGATACGCGGGATGCCCTTGATAAATCAATAAAAGCAATCGTGTCCTCTATCAAAGAAGTTATCGAGAGTACGCCGCCCGAGTTGGTGGCGGATGTTATGCATCGCGGTATTATATTAGTAGGAGGAGGAGCTCTTTTACGTGGACTTGATAGAGTTATTGAAAAAGCGACCAAAATGCCGGTACGATTATCAGATGATCCGCTTACAGCGGTTGTGCGTGGCACCGGTGTTATTTTGGAGGATTTGGATATGCTACGAGAGGTTCTTTTGGAACATGAACGCGAGGTGGTGCCGCAATAG
- the mrdA gene encoding penicillin-binding protein 2 — protein sequence MNTPFLKTPIRKQFTVSPEEVFLDTQNLPGFDNNRFEGTIEHPIRHGLFIILGILFGAVGILLIARTGYLTLFNGNAFAVVSDRNHLRHRILVPERGIIYDRNLTPIAFNVPGFRVYIHMDGRTITEEDMLVQEIAKAVGSNTDELTHFINDHSKKDLFIDTIYDWDTANHIIALFRDDDRVTVDATTIRSYYDSPALSHIVGYMGRVNTSDIEKNETALDWGVIGRSGLEKTYDGMLRGTLGTRIIETNSEGRVLSEGIFQKAEEGKSIVLTISAELQNILYETIKETVEERGFTGGSAVALDVHTGEILGLVSYPGFDMNLLTKGIDVEAIAALFESERNPLFNRTVSGLYPPASTVKPFLAMAAIEEHIIRPEDSIVTEGQLVVPNPYDPDNPSIFKDWRNHGAIAMREAIAFSSNVYFYVVGGGFGNIEGLGRERIAQYFRLFGIGTKTNTGLPGETEGIIPDEAWKKERYPSDPTWRLGDTYNMSIGQGGVLVTPLQMARAVTTIARGGTSIEPQLLRGIITDKETKTVKYTLSPDINTVPLVSEEAVRVAHEGMEESARIGTASGLSGIPITVAGKTGTAELGKTGRVHSWFMGFAPADNPDMVLVINLENGSDKNLIGGTFVAREIWEWYATGGKEVIHGGTDAID from the coding sequence ATGAACACTCCATTTTTAAAAACACCAATACGAAAACAGTTCACCGTGAGTCCGGAGGAAGTATTTCTTGATACTCAAAATCTACCGGGGTTTGATAATAATCGCTTTGAAGGCACAATAGAGCACCCCATTCGACACGGATTGTTTATTATTCTCGGTATATTATTTGGTGCAGTGGGAATATTGCTTATTGCCCGTACCGGATACCTTACTCTTTTTAATGGTAATGCATTTGCAGTCGTATCGGATCGGAATCATTTACGTCATCGTATATTGGTTCCTGAAAGAGGCATTATATATGATCGTAATTTAACGCCCATTGCGTTTAATGTGCCTGGATTTCGTGTTTATATTCATATGGATGGCCGAACAATTACGGAAGAGGATATGCTAGTGCAGGAAATAGCAAAAGCGGTAGGGAGCAATACAGACGAGCTGACACATTTTATAAACGACCATAGCAAAAAGGACCTTTTTATTGATACGATCTATGACTGGGATACAGCGAATCATATCATTGCGCTATTCCGGGATGATGACCGCGTTACGGTTGATGCTACAACCATTCGTTCTTATTATGACAGTCCGGCACTTTCCCATATCGTGGGTTATATGGGGCGTGTCAATACTAGCGACATTGAGAAAAACGAAACAGCTTTGGATTGGGGGGTAATAGGGCGATCAGGGCTTGAAAAAACATATGATGGCATGTTGCGGGGAACGCTGGGAACGCGCATTATCGAGACAAATTCCGAGGGGCGAGTGTTATCGGAAGGTATTTTTCAAAAAGCGGAGGAGGGAAAAAGTATCGTACTTACCATTTCCGCAGAACTGCAAAATATATTATATGAGACGATAAAAGAAACGGTGGAAGAACGGGGGTTTACCGGAGGATCCGCCGTAGCGCTTGATGTTCATACGGGAGAGATTCTTGGTCTTGTCAGTTATCCGGGGTTCGATATGAATCTTCTTACGAAGGGTATTGATGTCGAAGCAATAGCCGCTTTATTTGAAAGCGAAAGAAATCCGCTCTTTAACAGGACGGTTTCCGGCTTATATCCGCCGGCATCAACGGTAAAGCCATTTCTTGCCATGGCGGCTATTGAAGAACATATTATTCGTCCGGAAGATAGTATTGTAACGGAGGGACAGCTCGTTGTTCCTAATCCGTATGATCCGGATAACCCCAGTATTTTTAAGGATTGGCGTAATCACGGCGCTATTGCCATGAGAGAGGCCATTGCTTTTTCATCAAATGTTTATTTCTATGTCGTTGGAGGTGGGTTCGGAAACATTGAAGGATTGGGACGCGAAAGAATTGCGCAGTATTTTCGTTTGTTTGGTATCGGAACAAAGACGAATACGGGATTACCGGGGGAAACGGAGGGTATTATTCCTGATGAGGCCTGGAAGAAAGAACGATATCCCAGTGATCCTACATGGCGTTTGGGGGATACATATAATATGAGTATCGGACAGGGAGGTGTTTTAGTGACGCCTCTTCAGATGGCGCGCGCCGTAACTACCATTGCACGGGGAGGCACGAGCATAGAGCCGCAATTATTGCGCGGTATTATAACGGATAAAGAAACAAAAACCGTTAAGTATACGCTTTCGCCAGACATTAATACTGTTCCGTTGGTAAGTGAGGAGGCGGTTAGAGTGGCGCACGAGGGAATGGAAGAATCTGCCCGAATTGGGACAGCAAGCGGTTTGAGCGGGATTCCCATTACGGTGGCGGGAAAAACCGGTACCGCCGAGTTGGGAAAAACCGGACGTGTGCATTCATGGTTTATGGGATTTGCGCCGGCTGATAATCCCGACATGGTGCTTGTTATTAATTTGGAAAATGGATCCGATAAAAATCTTATTGGCGGTACGTTTGTAGCACGTGAGATATGGGAATGGTATGCTACGGGAGGCAAGGAAGTTATACACGGAGGTACGGATGCGATTGATTGA